In Miniphocaeibacter halophilus, the following proteins share a genomic window:
- a CDS encoding Mbeg1-like protein, whose amino-acid sequence MNTIFQYLDWRGDLNINIAKFNNIDALILARFSYLPFDNIVPREIDKPITIKEAYKLFRKDKDLKDKLILENDYPLFKELAKNERFRNMKLYTYVNDVDEKSEKQFSAITIDTLDNNIFVSFRGTDSTLTGWKEDFNMSFMDVVPAQIESKNYLEKISGNFNLPIRVAGHSKGGNLAIYSSSFTSKKVQDKIKKVYNFDGPGLNPILIKEKGYRNVLDKIHTFLPQSSIVGILLEHEEDYSVIHSYEDGLTQHDIYTWEVMRSDFVYLNKVSSDSVFIDSTIRNWLANVDEEKRSQFFDAIFEIFEIFEINNKTSIDVLNTSWLKAAKIVFSSYKYLDDESKKMISEIFSLLIKSATDNIDLLTPKISIFNKKKD is encoded by the coding sequence ATGAATACAATATTTCAATACTTAGATTGGCGTGGGGATCTTAATATAAATATTGCAAAATTTAACAATATTGACGCTTTAATATTAGCAAGATTTTCTTACTTACCTTTTGATAATATAGTTCCTAGAGAAATAGACAAACCTATTACAATAAAGGAGGCCTATAAGCTTTTTAGAAAAGACAAGGACTTAAAAGATAAACTAATTCTTGAAAATGATTATCCTTTATTTAAAGAATTGGCAAAAAATGAAAGATTTAGAAATATGAAACTATATACCTATGTAAATGATGTTGATGAAAAATCTGAAAAGCAGTTTTCCGCCATTACCATAGATACCTTGGACAACAATATCTTTGTTTCATTTCGAGGAACTGACAGTACCTTAACAGGATGGAAGGAAGATTTCAACATGAGTTTTATGGATGTAGTTCCTGCCCAAATTGAATCAAAGAATTATTTGGAAAAAATTTCCGGTAATTTCAATTTACCAATTAGGGTAGCAGGTCATTCTAAAGGAGGAAACCTGGCTATTTATTCATCTTCCTTTACTTCAAAAAAAGTTCAAGATAAAATTAAAAAGGTTTATAATTTTGACGGTCCAGGACTAAACCCTATTTTAATAAAAGAAAAAGGCTATAGAAATGTTTTAGATAAAATCCATACATTTTTACCCCAATCATCCATAGTTGGAATTTTATTAGAACATGAAGAGGATTACAGTGTAATACACAGTTATGAAGATGGTTTAACCCAACACGATATTTATACTTGGGAAGTAATGCGCAGTGACTTTGTTTATTTAAATAAAGTATCTTCCGATAGTGTATTTATTGACAGTACAATAAGAAATTGGTTAGCAAATGTTGATGAGGAAAAAAGAAGTCAGTTTTTTGATGCAATATTTGAAATATTCGAAATATTTGAAATTAATAATAAAACCAGTATTGACGTTTTAAATACTAGTTGGCTTAAAGCAGCTAAAATTGTATTTTCTTCATACAAATATTTAGATGATGAATCTAAAAAAATGATCTCAGAAATTTTTTCATTATTAATCAAATCTGCAACTGATAATATAGACTTGCTAACACCAAAAATTTCTATTTTTAACAAAAAGAAGGACTAG
- the mprF gene encoding bifunctional lysylphosphatidylglycerol flippase/synthetase MprF produces the protein MNRIKEFYGKNKKIIKAILITLIILLTTYVIVKEVRGLDARELLRMARTMTFWQKFMFIALGLLCFSFAAIYDFILAAYYRMKMPKLEVFRIGWISQSFNNFIGFGGVAGLTIREFSYNKFDVDRKVVNRIMFIVLFSDIIGLFSLALPSSIGLIKIGKPTLIPLMVLMFAVVLLFIFSDKLPIKKYVTDEDSIFAKGQLKLRVLLTLQSTFEWFLAALFFAFTIKFYQPEISLMESCIVYVLATIVGIISMIPGGLGSFEVACMVLFKMMGYGEPNIVFSLLICRICYTIIPWLVGLILLMISPKDESGEQVFEKANFMSLLLSFSVLMTGVIIILSVAMPRLFIKIRVMGRLFPDYMIMFNRRFTLVIGILLVVLSNGIKNMVKVAHNLSVMLLTIAAIIYLSKGRSYIEAVICIVIAMALLLNRRYFQASTGRLNKSHLIKNSVFVFLIFITYIIFFNITHKVDFLNGTGKYSLDFIKNYPIYVLFSPLVAILVLAVMAGINRKHVEFKKNTDEGMEIFNKFYEKYPYTPYTHLFYMDDKNYFLNEKGTVMFLYRPYKDNILVLGDPAGEPDDFEDAIDELIEWAYGNKMKVCFYQITGKYLEDYMSIGFRFLKIGESATVDVQNFNLAGKRNKVLRKTINSMETKGLSFKVIEPPYDNKTMEELKAVSDEWLGKREEMHFSLGAFEESYLNRAPIFVIENEVGEIEAFANMMPIKGSKVLSIDLMRHKNDAPDGIMDMLFITIIEWAKENGYEYFDLGIAPLSNVGNKRYSSTKEKLVNLAYEYGNKIYGFKGLRKYKNKFNPEWSSVFIAYKDDLSLPETLLALVNVCYGRDTIKDLDYYEELRKKAIN, from the coding sequence ATGAATAGAATAAAAGAGTTTTATGGAAAAAATAAGAAAATTATAAAGGCCATTTTAATAACTTTAATTATCTTATTAACTACATATGTGATTGTAAAAGAAGTAAGGGGATTAGATGCTAGAGAATTGCTGAGAATGGCAAGAACTATGACCTTTTGGCAAAAATTTATGTTTATAGCATTAGGTTTGTTGTGTTTTAGCTTTGCAGCGATTTATGATTTTATTTTAGCGGCTTATTATAGGATGAAAATGCCTAAACTTGAAGTTTTTAGAATTGGTTGGATATCCCAGTCCTTTAATAATTTCATTGGTTTTGGTGGAGTTGCAGGACTTACAATTAGGGAGTTTTCCTATAATAAATTCGATGTTGATAGAAAAGTAGTAAATAGAATTATGTTTATAGTTTTATTTTCAGACATTATAGGATTATTTTCCTTAGCTCTACCTTCCAGTATAGGATTGATAAAAATAGGTAAGCCTACTTTAATTCCATTAATGGTCTTAATGTTTGCAGTAGTTCTTTTATTTATTTTTAGCGATAAATTACCAATTAAAAAATACGTAACCGATGAGGATTCTATATTCGCTAAGGGACAATTAAAATTACGAGTTTTATTAACCTTACAATCTACATTTGAATGGTTTTTAGCTGCTTTATTTTTCGCTTTTACAATAAAGTTTTATCAACCAGAAATTTCCTTAATGGAGAGTTGTATTGTATATGTATTAGCAACAATTGTTGGAATTATAAGTATGATTCCAGGTGGACTAGGTTCATTTGAAGTTGCCTGTATGGTTTTATTTAAAATGATGGGTTATGGAGAGCCTAATATAGTATTTAGTCTATTAATTTGTAGAATTTGTTATACAATTATACCTTGGCTTGTTGGATTAATATTACTTATGATTTCACCAAAGGATGAATCTGGCGAGCAAGTTTTTGAAAAAGCTAATTTTATGTCCTTACTATTATCTTTTTCAGTATTAATGACCGGTGTAATTATCATATTATCTGTAGCAATGCCTAGACTATTTATTAAAATTAGAGTAATGGGAAGGCTCTTTCCGGATTATATGATAATGTTTAATAGGCGGTTTACCCTAGTAATTGGTATATTGCTTGTTGTCCTATCAAATGGAATAAAAAACATGGTTAAGGTAGCCCATAATTTGTCGGTTATGTTGTTAACTATAGCTGCAATAATCTATTTAAGTAAGGGAAGAAGTTATATTGAAGCTGTAATTTGTATAGTAATTGCTATGGCTTTATTATTAAATAGAAGGTATTTTCAAGCTTCAACAGGTAGGTTAAATAAAAGTCATCTTATTAAAAATTCGGTATTTGTATTCTTAATATTTATTACCTATATTATATTTTTTAATATAACCCATAAAGTTGATTTTTTAAACGGAACTGGAAAATATTCTTTGGATTTTATAAAGAACTATCCAATTTATGTATTATTCAGTCCATTGGTGGCAATACTTGTACTTGCTGTAATGGCGGGAATTAATAGAAAACATGTTGAATTTAAGAAAAATACCGATGAGGGTATGGAGATATTTAATAAGTTTTATGAAAAATATCCTTATACTCCATACACCCATCTCTTTTACATGGATGATAAAAATTATTTTTTAAATGAAAAAGGAACAGTTATGTTTCTTTATAGACCATATAAGGACAATATACTTGTTTTAGGTGATCCGGCAGGGGAACCAGATGATTTTGAAGATGCTATTGACGAACTTATTGAATGGGCTTATGGAAATAAAATGAAGGTGTGTTTTTATCAAATTACCGGTAAATATTTAGAGGACTATATGAGTATAGGATTTAGATTTTTAAAAATTGGTGAAAGCGCAACTGTAGATGTACAAAATTTTAACTTAGCGGGCAAGAGGAACAAGGTTTTAAGAAAAACCATTAATAGTATGGAAACAAAGGGTTTGTCTTTTAAAGTTATAGAGCCTCCATATGATAATAAAACCATGGAGGAATTAAAGGCTGTTTCTGATGAATGGCTAGGGAAAAGAGAAGAAATGCATTTTTCTCTAGGAGCTTTTGAAGAAAGTTATCTTAATAGAGCACCAATTTTTGTTATTGAAAATGAAGTAGGAGAAATTGAAGCCTTTGCAAATATGATGCCAATTAAAGGTAGTAAGGTACTTTCCATTGACTTAATGAGACATAAAAATGATGCACCTGATGGAATAATGGATATGTTATTTATTACTATTATTGAGTGGGCAAAGGAAAATGGCTACGAATATTTTGACTTAGGAATAGCGCCATTATCAAATGTTGGAAACAAGCGTTACTCAAGTACAAAGGAAAAGTTAGTGAATTTAGCATATGAATATGGAAATAAAATTTATGGATTTAAAGGATTAAGAAAATATAAAAATAAATTCAATCCGGAATGGAGTAGCGTATTTATAGCTTATAAAGATGATTTAAGTCTACCGGAAACTCTGCTAGCCTTAGTTAATGTTTGTTATGGTAGAGATACTATAAAGGATTTGGATTATTATGAAGAATTAAGAAAAAAGGCAATAAATTAA
- a CDS encoding ABC transporter ATP-binding protein, which translates to MLEIKNLTKSYEKGKEIIKNLNIEIKSGEIVGFIGHNGAGKTTMIKCIVGIHDFEKGDIFIDGISLLEDPISCKKVMAYVPDNPDIYENLTGLEYLNMVADIFNISTEDREKYIRKYSESFEILNALQDNISTYSRGMKQKIVLISALIHNPKLLILDEPFVGLDPNASFELKKIMREICANGGAVLFSTHVLEVAQNLCTNILIIKNGEIIAEGETKAIIGKKTLEEIYLENYYVK; encoded by the coding sequence ATATTAGAAATAAAAAATTTAACTAAATCCTATGAAAAGGGAAAGGAAATTATAAAAAATTTAAATATAGAAATTAAATCGGGGGAAATTGTTGGCTTTATTGGTCATAATGGAGCAGGAAAAACAACTATGATTAAATGTATAGTTGGTATACATGACTTTGAAAAAGGTGATATTTTTATTGATGGTATTTCCCTTTTAGAAGATCCTATTAGTTGTAAGAAGGTTATGGCATATGTTCCCGATAATCCGGATATTTATGAAAATTTAACAGGACTGGAATACTTAAATATGGTAGCCGATATTTTTAATATTTCAACAGAGGATAGGGAAAAATATATAAGAAAATACAGTGAAAGTTTTGAAATTTTAAATGCTTTACAGGATAATATTTCCACTTATTCAAGGGGGATGAAACAAAAGATTGTTTTAATTTCCGCCTTAATACACAATCCTAAATTATTGATTCTAGATGAGCCTTTTGTAGGCTTAGACCCTAATGCATCTTTTGAATTAAAAAAAATCATGAGGGAAATATGTGCAAATGGTGGTGCAGTATTATTTTCAACCCATGTGCTGGAAGTAGCACAAAATTTATGTACTAATATTTTAATAATAAAAAATGGAGAAATAATAGCTGAAGGTGAAACTAAAGCCATTATTGGTAAAAAAACTTTAGAGGAAATATATTTGGAGAACTATTATGTTAAATAA
- a CDS encoding cysteine hydrolase family protein, with protein MNNILIVVDMQNDFIDGSLGTKEAKAIVPKVIEKIKDFQGRVFFTRDTHNEDYLNTLEGKNLPIEHCIKGTFGWEIQEDINKLRKTTPIDKETFGSKDLALLLYEENKKEKIDSITIIGLCTDICVISNALTIKAFLPETNILVDSSCCAGVTVESHKNALEALKPCQIEVL; from the coding sequence ATGAATAATATTTTAATAGTAGTGGATATGCAAAATGATTTTATAGATGGATCATTAGGAACTAAAGAGGCTAAAGCAATTGTGCCAAAGGTAATAGAAAAAATTAAAGATTTTCAGGGAAGAGTATTTTTCACAAGAGATACTCATAATGAAGATTATCTTAATACTTTGGAAGGAAAGAATTTACCAATTGAGCATTGTATAAAGGGAACTTTTGGTTGGGAAATTCAAGAGGACATTAATAAATTAAGGAAAACCACTCCTATTGATAAAGAGACTTTTGGTTCAAAGGATTTGGCCTTATTACTATATGAGGAAAATAAAAAAGAAAAAATAGATTCAATTACAATAATAGGCCTATGTACGGATATATGTGTAATATCCAATGCTTTAACTATTAAGGCATTTTTACCGGAAACTAATATTCTTGTAGATTCTTCCTGCTGTGCAGGTGTAACAGTAGAAAGTCATAAAAATGCATTAGAAGCATTAAAACCATGTCAAATAGAAGTTTTGTAA